The nucleotide sequence TCCGTGTCCCTCGCCACCTCTGGATAGATCTCCGAGTAGGTGCCTTCGAGATAGACGTTCGCGATGATCGCCGGTCCCCCGTGCCCGGGGCCGGCGAGAATGATCATGTCCACGTCCTTCTCCACGATCAGTCGATTGAGATGCACGTAGACGAGACTGAGGCCCGGGGATGTGCCCCAGTGGCCTAGCAAGCGCGGCTTGATATGTTCCGGTCGGAGGGGCTCACCGAGCAGTGGATTGTCGAGAAGGTAGATCTGCGCGACCGTCAGGTAGTTGGCAGCCTGCCAGTATCGGTGCATCCGGTCCATGAGCGCCGCCGACAGCGGACCGTCTGCCGCTCCGCCTCGTGCGGGTCGTTGAGTCTCACTCGTCTCGACGATGCTGGAGATTGTCGGGTCGAACTCGTACATGGTCTGTCCCCCCTCGCCAATCCTAGAATCAGCCGTCCGCTGGAGCTGTGCACAACTGCACAGTCGCCGTCGCAGCCGATGACATCCGGTCCAATCGACCACGCGCGTTCAATGCAGGACATCGCGCGTGATCGACAAAGCACACACTGCTCTTACACCCTGAGCTCACCTGCGTTGAGCACGACACACGAGCGCGCGACACCGTGAACGCGGACTCGGATGGCCGGCATCTTCTCAACGCACCTGAGTCGAAGGGCAGCTCCTGGGCGTGAACTGCCGGGAGCGACATGGGAGGTTGGGATGCTCACGACGCTGTTCGCGATTCTGCTCGTTCTATGGCTCCTCGGCATGGTGAGTTCGTACACGATGGGAGGCTTCATCCACGTGCTGCTCGTCGTGGCTATCGTCGTTCTCCTGGTTCGGCTCATTCAGGGCCGCCGGTTGGCCAGATAGTCGAATCGGAGCGCTGTTCGGATTGCACGAGTCATGCCGAGGCACGAGATCCTTGGTTGAGGATGTGCACACACGTCACTCGATGTTGGGTCCAGAAGGGTTGATGAATGGTTCGATACGTATTCGCATTCTGCGTGATATTCGGCATGGCCACTCTCGGGGCCCAGACCAAGGAACAGAGCCGACTGGAGAACTGCGGCGTCGTGATGGAGGAGGTCCTCAACATTCCCGACAACATCCCCCAGGAACTCCTCGAGAAGGCCGAGTGCGTCCTCGTCATTCCGTCGATGACGAAGGTGGCAATCGGGTTCGGCGGCAGCTACGGCCGAGGCGCCATGGTCTGCCGGTCGGGAGCCTCGTTCGAGGGACCGTGGGGCGCCCCTGCCATGTATACGCTCGAAGGCGGGAGCTTCGGGCTCCAGCTCGGTGCCGAGTCCACCGACCTCGTCCTTCTTGTCATGAACAGGCGCGGCGCGGACGCGCTGCTCAGCAGCAAGGTGAAACTCGGCGGGAACGCCTCGGCCGCGGCCGGCCCAAAGGGACGCGCCGTCGAAGCGTCGACTGACGCCTCAATGCGAGCCGAGATTCTCAGTTACTCCAGATCGCGCGGGTTGTTCGCCGGCGTCTCGCTCTCGGGCACGTTGCTGCGGCCGGACAACGACGCCAACGCGGAAGTCTACGGTCACAAGATCACGGCGCGACGGATCGTCATGGGCAGGCCCATGACGACCGTCCCGGAGTCGGGCCATCGCTTCGTCAACGTGTTGCAGAGGAGTTCTCCGGGCAACGAGTCGACGAAGCCGTACGGTCAGTTGCGCGACCCGCGGGGGAGGCACGGCTTCCCCCGAGACGCTTCTGCCGAACGCGACACAGTTGACGCTGTGCACGACCTGCCAGCCGGCAATCCACCCGGACGGAACGGTGCACAAGACGGCGCCCGAGGCAGACGCCTTGCGGGCGAAAGAGCGCCCCCCTCGCATCCTCGGGAAAGCAAGTAGTGGTCCAAAGGACTGGTGTGCGATGAAGGTCCGGCGATACGGGCCTGTCCACCGCCGCCGTCGCCCGTCCCGTACTCGTCACCAGCGCCTGGAGAGCAGGTGAATGAGCGCTACGAACAGCGCGGCGCCGATAATCGACCACAGCACCGGGAAGGGATGCCCACTGATCTGGACGACGAAGGGTTCCGACAGCGCGAGCCGAGCCGCGATCCAGGGCCCGATGAGGGCGCCGATGAATCCGAGCGCTGTGGACACGATGAGTCCACCGCGGGCCCCGCCGGCGATCGCCTTGCCGACGGCGCCGCAGACGGCCGCGATGACAACGAGGAAGATGAGCCCGGGTAACGTGTACGTCATGACAACTGGTCCTTTCGTGACCTACTCTTGCCGGTTCCTTGGGTCGCCCGAAATGATCGTCAACTCGGTCCCGCGCCGCAGATCCAACCGGTCTCGCCCCTCGACGATGACCGTGCCCGCGCCCCCGCCCGCGCCAATCACGGCACCAATGGCGGCGCCCTTGCCGCCGCCAGCGACAGCACCTATCAGGGCGCCGATTGCCGCGCCGATTGCGCTTCGCTCTACGACCTTCTGCGCCTGCCCGCCGTGCGAGTCCACCATGCCTTCGCGGTCCACCCGCACCCGCTCGCCATCAGGGGTGCGGATGTCCTCGATGACGCCGTCGAACTGGTACGCGCGGCCGTCGCGGAGTCGGATACTCCGGAGGTTCAGCGTCATGCCCGCGCGTCCGGTCAGTCGCCGCGAATCGTTCACCGTGGACACGTAGCCTTCGATGACCGCGCCCTCGTATGCCGATGGACTGAGGGTGGTCAGCGTATAGAGGTCACCCTCACGCGCATTCATCGTGCTGAGCACCCCGTCCAACGAGGCCACCAACCGCGTGCCGTCAGGCACGACCACCTCACCGACCCCGGCCTCCGAATTCCTGTAGGGACCCCGCGTGCCGCTCGAATCGATATCCCAACGAGCGTCATCTGACACCCGTCGGTAGGCGCTCCGTACCGTCACCGGCTGACGGAGGCCGTCGCCATCGATGGTGCGCGTCATGTGCAGGCCGAGGCCGTTCGCCATCGGATCGAAGGTCACCGTGAAGTCACGGCCCCGATTGCCGTTGGTCGCCACCACCAATCGTTCGCCTTGCAGCGTGGCGCGGGTGTTCATCGTCCGTTCAGCAGACCACCGCTCCACGTGGTCCCTGCCATCCGCCTCCATCGTCACGCGCCGCCCCCGCGTCGAGGCCATCGTCACGCTGTCATCATTGCGCTCGATCGCGATCAGTTCCGGCGCTTCCAGCCGGGCGAGCAGGCCCTGATACGTGCGGTCTCGCTGGTCGGCAGGCACCGAACGGGCGGCCAGTTCCGCCGCTCGCCGCGGGTCGTCGCCCTGATTGGTCTCGAGCTGATACGTTCCGGTGAGTCGATGGTGGAAGCCAGCGCCAGGCTCAGCCGGCTCGGCCCCAGGCTCGTCCCATCTCCATGCAACGCGGTAGGTGCGGGCGAGCGCGTCCAGATCGCTGCGCACCGAGAGCCAGTTCTGTTCCGCCTGGGCACGCAACTGATAGCGCTGCATGAAACTGTCGATGCTGCCACCGCGTCGGAGCACCTCCTCCACATCGAGCCTGTTGGACTCGCGCGCCCTGACGCGATCGAGCAGGCGGCCGGCCGCCTGGCGGAAGTCCGCCAGAGATCGACGGATCTCGTCTCTCGCGCGTGGGTCATCGAGTTGACCGTGGTCGAAGGCTCCGTCGAGGCTCCGGTCGAGCCTCGCCGCCAGGTCCCCAACGTGGATCAGCAACCGCTCCACCTGCCTGTCGTCGGTCCGGTAAGGCTGTTGGTGGCTGGCCATCGCCGCGCCGGCCGTCGCGATCACGAACCCGAACACGAGAACGACTACGTTTCTTGTCCTGGGCATCTGAGTCCCCCGTCA is from Vicinamibacterales bacterium and encodes:
- a CDS encoding lmo0937 family membrane protein yields the protein MLTTLFAILLVLWLLGMVSSYTMGGFIHVLLVVAIVVLLVRLIQGRRLAR
- a CDS encoding lipid-binding SYLF domain-containing protein, producing the protein MVRYVFAFCVIFGMATLGAQTKEQSRLENCGVVMEEVLNIPDNIPQELLEKAECVLVIPSMTKVAIGFGGSYGRGAMVCRSGASFEGPWGAPAMYTLEGGSFGLQLGAESTDLVLLVMNRRGADALLSSKVKLGGNASAAAGPKGRAVEASTDASMRAEILSYSRSRGLFAGVSLSGTLLRPDNDANAEVYGHKITARRIVMGRPMTTVPESGHRFVNVLQRSSPGNESTKPYGQLRDPRGRHGFPRDASAERDTVDAVHDLPAGNPPGRNGAQDGARGRRLAGERAPPSHPRESK